The proteins below come from a single Agromyces flavus genomic window:
- a CDS encoding twin-arginine translocase TatA/TatE family subunit, which yields MGGLTFDKLLIVGVIAVFLLGPERLPHYAAQLGKFVRSMRDMANGAKSRVRDEMGPDFDEVDWRKLDPRQYDPRRIIREALTEVDPFAEPARPVVARAGVNENSAYLQRKRKREALAAGEGAPFDSEAT from the coding sequence ATGGGCGGCCTCACCTTCGACAAACTCCTCATCGTCGGGGTGATCGCCGTGTTCCTCCTCGGACCCGAGCGACTCCCGCACTACGCGGCGCAGCTGGGCAAGTTCGTGCGCTCGATGCGCGACATGGCCAACGGCGCGAAGTCGCGCGTGCGCGACGAGATGGGGCCCGACTTCGACGAGGTCGACTGGCGCAAGCTCGACCCGCGCCAGTACGACCCGCGCCGCATCATCCGCGAGGCGCTGACCGAGGTCGACCCGTTCGCCGAGCCCGCTCGACCCGTCGTCGCGCGCGCCGGCGTGAACGAGAACTCCGCGTACCTGCAGCGCAAGCGCAAGCGCGAAGCGCTCGCAGCGGGCGAGGGTGCGCCGTTCGACTCCGAGGCGACCTAG
- a CDS encoding O-methyltransferase, which translates to MSEHDLNWKYVDESVVESESIAKARQQSLELGVEPVSPAVGAQLAVIAAACDARAIIEVGTGVGVSGLWMLQAARGAHLTSIDTETEYQQHAREHFADAGIAPARVRLIAGRASEVLPRMNERSYDVVFVDADAPSVIEYVEHGLRLAKPGGSVLVARALWKGRVADPARRDDAATAFRELISELAASSAVVTAISPAGDGLLQIVKLGA; encoded by the coding sequence GTGTCCGAACACGACCTGAACTGGAAGTACGTCGACGAGAGCGTCGTGGAATCCGAGTCGATCGCGAAGGCCCGCCAGCAGTCCCTCGAGCTCGGCGTCGAGCCGGTGTCGCCCGCGGTCGGCGCACAGCTCGCGGTGATCGCGGCGGCCTGCGACGCGCGCGCGATCATCGAGGTCGGAACCGGCGTCGGCGTGTCGGGGCTGTGGATGCTGCAGGCCGCGCGCGGCGCGCACCTGACCTCGATCGACACCGAGACCGAATATCAGCAGCACGCGCGCGAGCACTTCGCCGATGCCGGGATCGCACCGGCTCGCGTGCGCCTGATCGCGGGCCGCGCGAGCGAGGTGCTGCCGCGCATGAACGAGCGGTCGTACGACGTCGTCTTCGTCGACGCCGACGCGCCGTCGGTCATCGAGTACGTCGAGCACGGGCTGCGACTCGCCAAGCCGGGCGGCAGCGTGCTCGTGGCGCGCGCCCTGTGGAAGGGGCGCGTGGCCGACCCGGCGCGGCGGGATGACGCGGCGACGGCGTTCCGCGAGCTCATCTCGGAACTCGCGGCATCCTCCGCCGTGGTGACCGCCATCTCGCCGGCCGGGGACGGCCTGCTCCAGATCGTGAAGCTGGGCGCCTGA